A DNA window from Nitrospira sp. contains the following coding sequences:
- a CDS encoding hypothetical protein (Evidence 4 : Unknown function but conserved in other organisms; MaGe:77310174), translating to MIVTTTPNIEGKRAVKYLGLVSGDAILGANIFRDFFASIRDIVGGRSAAYEAELRKAKDIAIGEMREQARNLGANAIVGIDIDYETIGASSSMLMVSASGTAVVVE from the coding sequence ATGATTGTGACGACGACACCGAACATTGAAGGCAAGCGCGCAGTCAAATATCTAGGACTCGTCAGCGGCGACGCGATTTTGGGCGCGAACATCTTTCGCGATTTCTTTGCCTCGATCAGGGATATTGTCGGGGGGCGCTCGGCCGCCTATGAAGCTGAGCTACGGAAGGCCAAGGATATTGCTATCGGCGAAATGCGTGAGCAAGCTAGGAATCTTGGCGCCAATGCCATCGTCGGGATCGACATCGATTATGAAACCATCGGTGCCAGCAGCAGCATGCTTATGGTAAGTGCGAGTGGGACGGCGGTGGTAGTTGAATAG